In a genomic window of Anoxybacter fermentans:
- a CDS encoding glycosyltransferase family 2 protein: MEKLASIVIVTCNRLEFARQTIESIFKNTLYPNYELILIDNGSTDGTVEYLKEIENRPQISHIIYFNNNEGKGKAANYGFALSKGEYIIGLDDDVIVPEGWLTKLIEAIDIIPNVGWLSINLEKEYWGSFSRKDPYNVFRPEYERKFGNFTIQEVPDVAGFCVAMPRSTYEKLGGYVENIYYGGIDGEYNRRAMSHGLLTGYLMDVVGIHLGGSDKEKQLYSEYQEYKLETQKQLKKGNFNLAKIDFFKVKYSPEVLKQGQLIKGEKSAVYFVYNGQKHLITSTDVFNRLNFRWEDVKILPQSEVDKIPTGNPISL; the protein is encoded by the coding sequence ATGGAAAAATTGGCATCAATTGTGATCGTTACTTGTAATCGTCTGGAATTTGCCCGTCAGACTATTGAATCAATTTTTAAAAATACCTTGTATCCAAATTATGAACTGATTCTTATAGATAATGGGAGTACTGATGGTACAGTTGAATATCTTAAAGAAATTGAAAATAGACCTCAGATTTCTCACATTATTTATTTTAACAATAATGAAGGCAAGGGGAAGGCTGCTAATTATGGATTTGCTTTAAGCAAAGGAGAGTATATTATTGGATTAGATGATGATGTTATTGTGCCAGAAGGATGGTTAACTAAATTAATAGAGGCTATAGATATTATTCCTAATGTAGGTTGGTTATCTATCAATTTAGAAAAGGAGTATTGGGGAAGTTTTTCTAGAAAAGACCCTTATAATGTATTTCGCCCAGAATATGAACGAAAGTTTGGCAATTTTACGATTCAGGAAGTTCCTGATGTAGCAGGTTTCTGTGTAGCTATGCCCCGGTCCACATATGAGAAGTTGGGGGGATATGTTGAAAATATCTATTATGGGGGAATTGATGGAGAATATAATCGTCGGGCTATGAGTCATGGGTTGCTAACAGGATATTTAATGGATGTTGTAGGGATTCATTTGGGGGGTAGTGATAAGGAAAAACAATTATATTCGGAATATCAGGAATATAAGTTGGAAACTCAAAAACAGTTAAAAAAAGGTAATTTTAATCTAGCAAAGATAGATTTTTTTAAAGTAAAATACTCTCCAGAGGTTTTAAAACAGGGCCAGTTAATTAAAGGAGAAAAATCTGCTGTATATTTTGTCTATAATGGTCAAAAACATCTTATAACCAGTACGGATGTCTTTAATCGTCTTAATTTTCGTTGGGAAGATGTAAAAATATTGCCCCAAAGCGAAGTTGATAAAATACCCACCGGTAATCCTATTAGTTTATAG
- a CDS encoding UDP-glucose dehydrogenase family protein: protein MDKYKIGIIGCGYVGLITGVCFAELGNKVICHDIDKEKIVKLKQGIVPFFELGLAKMFTKNKNRLSFTISVEEVIENSDYIFICVGSPSRNNGEADTTSLFRVIDQINSYVKTYKMIIIKSTVPVGTAKKVKELLKEKIEQDLIEVISNPEFLREGNAIYDFMNPDRIVIGADSFKKAKNVARLYQTFSCPILLVSNEDAELIKYASNNFLAMKISFINEIANICERVGADISKVSYGIGLDHRIGNNYLQAGLGFGGPCLTKDLKAMIAFCKRVITYEPHLLKAVLKVNELQPELVIKKVKEVLGNLEGKRIGILGLSFKPGTDDMRNAPALKLITSLVKEGTELIAYDPKANKVAKELLKDQIEFAKEPYQVSYQSYALIIVTEWKEFLDLDYEKIKSYMIKPILVDGRNMFDNDRIQKLKKMGFQYFGVGRNLL from the coding sequence ATGGATAAATATAAGATTGGTATTATAGGGTGTGGTTATGTAGGATTAATAACTGGTGTTTGTTTTGCAGAATTAGGCAATAAAGTAATCTGCCATGATATAGATAAAGAAAAGATTGTAAAACTAAAACAGGGAATTGTACCTTTTTTTGAATTGGGTTTAGCAAAAATGTTTACGAAAAATAAAAATAGATTATCATTTACAATATCAGTAGAGGAAGTTATTGAAAACTCTGATTATATTTTTATCTGTGTTGGTTCTCCTTCCAGGAATAATGGAGAAGCGGATACAACGTCATTATTTCGGGTTATAGATCAGATTAATAGTTATGTAAAGACATATAAAATGATAATTATAAAAAGTACAGTACCAGTAGGAACAGCAAAAAAGGTCAAGGAATTGTTGAAAGAAAAAATTGAGCAAGATCTCATTGAAGTTATATCTAATCCCGAATTTTTACGGGAAGGAAACGCCATTTATGATTTTATGAATCCTGACCGGATTGTAATTGGTGCAGATTCTTTTAAAAAAGCAAAGAATGTGGCTCGACTTTATCAAACCTTTAGTTGTCCTATCCTTCTGGTAAGTAATGAAGATGCAGAGTTGATCAAATATGCGTCCAATAACTTTTTAGCGATGAAAATCTCTTTTATTAATGAGATAGCAAACATCTGTGAGAGGGTTGGCGCAGATATTAGTAAAGTTTCTTACGGAATTGGATTAGATCATCGGATTGGTAACAATTATTTGCAAGCAGGATTGGGGTTTGGGGGTCCATGCCTTACAAAAGATTTAAAGGCAATGATTGCCTTTTGTAAGAGAGTGATAACTTATGAACCCCATTTGTTAAAAGCAGTTTTAAAAGTAAACGAACTTCAACCAGAGCTTGTTATAAAAAAAGTAAAAGAAGTTTTAGGAAATCTGGAGGGAAAAAGAATTGGAATTTTAGGGCTTTCTTTTAAACCAGGAACTGATGATATGAGAAATGCACCAGCCCTTAAGTTGATTACATCTTTAGTAAAAGAAGGTACGGAATTGATTGCTTATGATCCTAAAGCTAATAAGGTAGCAAAAGAGCTTTTAAAAGATCAGATCGAATTTGCTAAAGAGCCGTATCAGGTAAGTTATCAGTCTTATGCACTTATTATTGTAACTGAATGGAAAGAATTTTTGGATCTGGATTATGAAAAGATAAAAAGTTATATGATAAAACCGATATTAGTGGATGGAAGAAATATGTTTGATAATGACCGCATTCAAAAACTTAAAAAGATGGGATTTCAATATTTTGGTGTTGGACGAAATTTATTATAA